One Dysosmobacter welbionis DNA segment encodes these proteins:
- a CDS encoding mechanosensitive ion channel family protein has protein sequence MPDLTSLFTDTLAKFSFRAVLSAAATLLICLVAVHLLGKLLRRLLARTKLDERIQKYLLAGVKLILYIVTVLIVAESLNIPMTSLVALLSVGSLGVTLAAEDILGNVAGGLVILSAHPFSIGDYVEVGGVAGTVHEISLNHTKLVTPDGHLVMLPNKELASSQMTNYTVLGRRRVVQRVTASYDAPTETVKAACRRALEQTENLLEDPAPTVYLTAYKESSIEYTVYCWATPENWWGAYLALGEHLRDAFREYGVEMTYNHLNVHIIENQS, from the coding sequence ATGCCGGACCTCACTTCCCTGTTCACAGACACGCTGGCCAAGTTCTCCTTCCGGGCGGTCCTCTCCGCCGCTGCCACGCTGCTGATCTGCCTGGTGGCCGTCCACCTGCTGGGCAAGCTGCTGCGGCGGCTGCTGGCTAGGACGAAGCTGGACGAGCGCATCCAGAAATACCTGCTGGCCGGGGTGAAGCTGATCCTCTATATCGTCACGGTGCTGATCGTGGCGGAGAGCCTGAACATTCCCATGACCTCCCTGGTGGCGCTGCTGTCCGTGGGGTCCCTGGGCGTCACCCTAGCGGCGGAGGACATCCTGGGCAATGTGGCCGGCGGGCTGGTGATCCTCTCTGCCCACCCCTTCTCCATCGGGGACTATGTAGAGGTCGGCGGCGTGGCCGGCACGGTCCATGAGATCAGTCTGAACCACACCAAGCTGGTGACCCCGGATGGGCATTTGGTGATGCTCCCCAACAAGGAGCTGGCCTCCTCCCAGATGACCAACTACACCGTATTGGGGCGGCGGCGGGTGGTGCAGCGGGTGACCGCCTCCTACGACGCCCCCACGGAGACGGTGAAGGCCGCCTGCCGGCGCGCTCTGGAGCAGACGGAAAACCTGCTGGAGGACCCGGCTCCCACCGTCTACCTCACCGCATACAAGGAGAGCTCTATCGAGTACACCGTCTACTGCTGGGCTACGCCGGAGAACTGGTGGGGCGCGTATCTGGCTCTGGGGGAGCACCTGCGGGACGCCTTCCGGGAGTACGGCGTGGAGATGACCTACAACCACCTGAATGTCCACATCATAGAAAACCAAAGCTGA